The genomic interval CGCAGTGTCGAGATTGCCGACGCGGATCATGGTGTGCAGATAACGCATCTCTTCTCCTACCACACATCGCTAATGGGTGCGCCGTCGAACACTTCCGCGAGGCGCCGTTTCGTTCCCGGCGTGACGTCCTCGGGCAGGGCGTCGCGCGCGAAGAAGCCGCGCTCGGCGATTTCCGGACCAGGACGCGGCGCGCACGCGCGCCACTTGCCGACGCGATAGATCGCGACGTGATCGTTCCGAACGTATCGCTCGTTGTGATAGAGGCCGATCAGCTCGGGCGGATCAAGCGGTTCGACGCCGCCTTCTTCGGCCAGTTCGCGGATCGCCGCTTGGCGCGTGGTTTCGCCGCCTTCGACACCGCCGCCGGGCATATGCCAGCCGCTCGAATAGGAGTGCCGCACCAGCAGAATGCGGCCCGCCTCGTCGCAGCAGATGACGCGGGCGCCCAGCGTCATCGGCCGGCTGAACCGCCACCACAGGCGAAAAAGCGGTGTGATCACCGGTTCGAATTTCAGGCGCCAATTACTCATATTTTGCGCACGTGCCCTGCGTTCTTGTTGGAATGACGTTGCGAAAGCCTCCGCGAAGCGATTGATATCGCAGATCGCGCTTTCGTGACCGCCTTCCTGGCGGTTGCGGCAACTGCGCGTCAAGCTTGCGTTGGAGTGCGCGCTTTGTCATCGCCGCCCGCCATGAACAAGGTTTCACTACCGCCGCCGAAGATTGCGGGCGGCCCATACGTGATGGGCATTCTCAACGTCACGCCGGATTCGTTCTCCGATGGCGGCGCTGAGGGCGCCGCCGCGCCGCGCGGCTTGGCGATGATCGAGGCGGGCGCGGACATCATCGACGTTGGTGGCGAGTCGACGCGGCCAGGGGCCGAGCCCGTCGATGAACGCGAGGAGATCGCGCGCGTGACGCCGGTGATCGCGGCGCTGCGCGCGTCGACAAAAGCGCCGATCTCGATCGACACGATGAAACCGGCTGTGGCGATGGCTGCTGTCTCCGCCGGCGCCACGATGTGGAACGACGTCAACGCGCTGCGTGCGCCTGGCGCGATGGACACGGCGGCGTCGATGCATCGTCCGGTGGTGCTGATGCACATGCTGGGCGAACCGGGCACGATGCAGGCCGATCCGCATTACGACGACGTCGTGACTGAGGTGATTGCCTATCTGCGCACGCGCGTGATCGAAGCCGACGCCAAAGGTGTGGACGATATCTGGGTTGATCCGGGTATCGGCTTCGGCAAGACGGTGGCGCACAATTTGGCGTTGCTGAACGCCGTAGATCGCATTGGCCGGGAGACTGGCAAGCCGGTTGTGATTGGCGCGTCGCGGAAACGTTTCATCGCGTCGATCGATGAGCGCGCGCGCGACGCCGGCAGGGATCGTCTCGGCGGTTCAGTCGCGGCGGCGCTGATCGCCGCGCAGAGGGGCGCCGCCATGGTGCGCGTGCACGATGTGGCTGAGACGGTGCAGGCGCTGAAGCTCTGGCGCGCCACGCAGGGCTAGCCTATCTCCAGCGTATGAGTTCACCCAAGGGCCGCGTCCTCGTCATTGCCGGATCAGACTCCGGCGGCGGCGCCGGCATCCAGGCCGACATCAAGACTGTCACCGCGCTGGGCGGTTACGCCATGACGGCGATCACCGCCGTTACCGTGCAGAACACGCTTGGCGTCAGCGGCGTGCACGCGGTGCCGACCGACATCGTGCGCGCGCAGATCGACGCGGTGATGGGCGATCTTGGCGCGGACGCCTGGAAGCTTGGCATGCTGGGCTCTGCGGCGCATGTGCGCGCAGTGCTGGAAGCGTGGGACGCGGTTGGCGGCGGTGTGCCGGTGGTGCTGGATCCGGTGATGATCGCGAAGGGTGGAGCGTCGTTGCTGGCCGACGACGCCGTCGAAGTGATCCGCGACCAGCTCGTGCCGATCGCGGCGATCGTGACGCCGAACGCGCCGGAAGCGGAGGCGCTAACCGGCGTCGAGGTGCGCGAGCTCGATGGCCAGATCAATGCGGCGGAGATCTTGGTGGAGCAGCTCGGCGCTTACGCCGCGCTGGTGAAGGGCGGGCATATTGAGGGCGACATCATCCGCGACGTGCTGCTGACGCGCGAAGGCTATCGCGTGTTTGAAAGCCCGCGCATCAACACCAAGGCCACACACGGCACCGGGTGCACGCTGGCGTCGGCCATCGCGGCGCACATGAGCCAGGGCGTGGCGATCGAGGCGGCCGTCGAGAAGGCGCGCGCTTACGTTATGGAAGCGATCCGCCATGCGCCGGGGTTCGGGCAAGGTCACCAGCCGCTCGGCCACAACTGGCCGTGCAAATCCTC from Terricaulis silvestris carries:
- a CDS encoding NUDIX domain-containing protein, with product MSNWRLKFEPVITPLFRLWWRFSRPMTLGARVICCDEAGRILLVRHSYSSGWHMPGGGVEGGETTRQAAIRELAEEGGVEPLDPPELIGLYHNERYVRNDHVAIYRVGKWRACAPRPGPEIAERGFFARDALPEDVTPGTKRRLAEVFDGAPISDVW
- the folP gene encoding dihydropteroate synthase, coding for MNKVSLPPPKIAGGPYVMGILNVTPDSFSDGGAEGAAAPRGLAMIEAGADIIDVGGESTRPGAEPVDEREEIARVTPVIAALRASTKAPISIDTMKPAVAMAAVSAGATMWNDVNALRAPGAMDTAASMHRPVVLMHMLGEPGTMQADPHYDDVVTEVIAYLRTRVIEADAKGVDDIWVDPGIGFGKTVAHNLALLNAVDRIGRETGKPVVIGASRKRFIASIDERARDAGRDRLGGSVAAALIAAQRGAAMVRVHDVAETVQALKLWRATQG
- the thiD gene encoding bifunctional hydroxymethylpyrimidine kinase/phosphomethylpyrimidine kinase, coding for MSSPKGRVLVIAGSDSGGGAGIQADIKTVTALGGYAMTAITAVTVQNTLGVSGVHAVPTDIVRAQIDAVMGDLGADAWKLGMLGSAAHVRAVLEAWDAVGGGVPVVLDPVMIAKGGASLLADDAVEVIRDQLVPIAAIVTPNAPEAEALTGVEVRELDGQINAAEILVEQLGAYAALVKGGHIEGDIIRDVLLTREGYRVFESPRINTKATHGTGCTLASAIAAHMSQGVAIEAAVEKARAYVMEAIRHAPGFGQGHQPLGHNWPCKSSL